Proteins encoded within one genomic window of Thermococcus celer Vu 13 = JCM 8558:
- a CDS encoding hydrogenase subunit MbhD domain-containing protein, giving the protein MLGTILDMILIVMILLAVAVVEEKNLVSAVVKYSLLSLLFVLALFELRAPDVALSAIVVGAIVIGVFLFTIEEVGE; this is encoded by the coding sequence ATGCTTGGGACAATTCTTGACATGATTTTAATAGTGATGATACTGCTGGCGGTGGCCGTGGTTGAAGAGAAGAACCTGGTTAGTGCGGTCGTTAAGTACTCGCTCCTCAGTCTGCTCTTCGTCCTGGCCCTCTTCGAGCTCAGAGCGCCCGACGTTGCCCTCTCGGCGATAGTGGTCGGGGCGATAGTGATAGGCGTCTTCCTCTTCACCATAGAGGAGGTGGGCGAGTGA
- the mnhG gene encoding monovalent cation/H(+) antiporter subunit G: MIEAILMLFGEAIMIFGALGILRFPDVYTRLHAATKCDTGGAMSIILALVLTMDAPAVVRVKFLVLAFLIAMINPMVSHAIARAAYRYGVKPEVVVDMYAWDNS, from the coding sequence ATGATTGAGGCAATCCTAATGCTCTTTGGAGAGGCGATAATGATCTTCGGGGCCCTGGGGATACTTCGCTTTCCGGACGTCTATACAAGACTCCACGCGGCAACCAAGTGCGATACCGGCGGGGCCATGAGCATAATCCTTGCCCTTGTATTGACGATGGACGCACCGGCCGTCGTGAGGGTCAAGTTCCTGGTGCTGGCCTTCCTTATAGCGATGATAAACCCCATGGTAAGCCACGCCATCGCGAGGGCGGCCTACAGATACGGGGTAAAGCCAGAGGTAGTGGTGGATATGTATGCTTGGGACAATTCTTGA
- a CDS encoding monovalent cation/H+ antiporter complex subunit F: protein MAQEGILVSAFYVLVFTTMLVTYRVLRGPTLPDRIVGLNTITTKVVVVIAVVSVIRGEYYLVDLAIVLLMVNAVGGLILVKYMERRSYD from the coding sequence ATGGCTCAAGAAGGTATTCTGGTGAGCGCGTTTTACGTCCTCGTCTTCACGACCATGCTGGTAACCTACCGCGTGCTCAGGGGACCAACCCTTCCCGACAGGATAGTGGGTCTGAACACGATAACGACGAAGGTCGTCGTTGTAATAGCTGTCGTCTCGGTCATCAGGGGTGAGTACTACCTGGTGGACCTCGCGATAGTCCTGCTGATGGTTAACGCCGTCGGCGGGTTGATCCTGGTCAAGTACATGGAGAGGAGAAGCTATGATTGA
- a CDS encoding Na+/H+ antiporter subunit E, protein MSRVLFYLKERLESMRKRVLHERFEASKLPSWERVVLTWAILMTFWVVITGDLRAEAMVTGALVTLVISIFMRDLLTEDIRRSGHIIEKLLYFAFIYLPQYLVIMAFRLLESNLKVARNVLLMDINPGIVKIKTDLRSDTGVAILANSITLTPGTLTLDVSKKLDGTYVYVHWIDVETLNRERAGKRIKGDIEEWLKKVFW, encoded by the coding sequence ATGAGCCGCGTCTTATTTTATCTTAAGGAAAGACTCGAAAGCATGAGGAAAAGGGTCCTCCACGAGAGGTTCGAGGCATCGAAACTTCCCTCCTGGGAGCGTGTGGTCCTGACCTGGGCGATCCTCATGACCTTCTGGGTGGTCATAACCGGAGACCTCAGGGCAGAAGCTATGGTAACGGGTGCCCTCGTTACGCTGGTTATATCGATCTTCATGAGGGATCTCCTCACGGAGGACATACGCAGGTCAGGGCACATCATCGAAAAGCTCCTGTACTTCGCGTTCATATACCTCCCCCAGTACCTTGTGATAATGGCCTTCCGCCTGCTGGAGAGCAACCTGAAGGTGGCGAGGAACGTGCTCCTCATGGACATCAACCCCGGGATAGTGAAGATAAAGACCGACCTGCGCTCCGACACGGGCGTGGCCATACTGGCGAACTCGATAACCCTGACTCCGGGAACGCTGACCCTTGACGTCAGCAAAAAGCTCGACGGGACCTACGTCTACGTCCACTGGATAGACGTGGAAACTCTCAACAGGGAGAGGGCGGGGAAGAGGATAAAGGGGGACATCGAGGAATGGCTCAAGAAGGTATTCTGGTGA
- the gcvH gene encoding glycine cleavage system protein GcvH: MIEVGEYKVKEGLYYTKDHEWAQVLEDGTVLVGVSDYAQKELGDLAYVELPEVGKEVNKGDVLCELESVKAVSEVYAPVSGEVVEVNEELEDSPELINEDPYGNWIAKLRPDNLEEELKELMDAEAYAEYLKSL, from the coding sequence ATGATTGAGGTTGGGGAATACAAGGTCAAGGAAGGTCTCTACTACACCAAGGACCACGAGTGGGCCCAGGTTCTCGAGGACGGCACGGTTCTCGTCGGGGTGAGTGACTACGCCCAGAAGGAGCTCGGAGACCTCGCCTACGTCGAGCTCCCTGAGGTTGGGAAGGAAGTCAACAAGGGCGACGTTCTCTGCGAGCTCGAGAGCGTTAAGGCTGTCAGCGAGGTTTACGCCCCTGTTAGCGGCGAAGTAGTTGAGGTAAACGAAGAACTCGAGGACTCGCCCGAGCTCATCAACGAGGACCCCTACGGGAACTGGATAGCCAAGCTCAGACCGGACAACCTCGAGGAGGAGCTCAAGGAGCTCATGGATGCGGAGGCCTACGCCGAGTACCTCAAGAGCCTCTGA
- a CDS encoding DUF7132 family protein, whose amino-acid sequence MEVLKEWNVKVKLVRTKRGAILHLIELEPGHFYIEQNPLKDSKYGVAYRRIKENFPEFYMFWEIKNNHYTGKLLAGAFLEKKEIDEFATLLAKSEDFKRFEEAREEKILEEIKNLKG is encoded by the coding sequence ATGGAGGTTCTCAAGGAGTGGAACGTTAAGGTAAAGCTGGTCAGGACGAAGAGAGGCGCGATTCTGCACCTGATAGAGCTCGAGCCCGGGCACTTCTACATCGAGCAGAACCCTCTGAAGGATTCCAAATACGGGGTCGCCTACAGAAGGATAAAGGAGAACTTCCCGGAGTTCTACATGTTCTGGGAGATAAAGAACAACCACTACACGGGCAAGCTCCTCGCCGGGGCCTTCCTCGAGAAGAAGGAGATAGACGAGTTCGCCACGTTGCTGGCCAAGTCGGAGGACTTCAAGAGGTTCGAGGAGGCCCGGGAGGAGAAGATCCTCGAGGAAATAAAGAACCTAAAGGGGTGA
- a CDS encoding glycosyltransferase family 4 protein has product MRIALVSDWYYPKVGGVASHMHHLALHLRERGHEVAVMTNDLRTGKEEELERRGIDLVKVPGTVSPLLGVNLTYGLKSNLELGEFLGDYDVIHSHHAFTPLALKAVKAGRKLGKASLLTTHSISFSHESNLWRALGLSFPLFNHYLSFPHRIIAVSNAARTFIQHFTDVPVEVIPNGVEDEIFQPLSDREKEKVREEMGLEGRVILYVSRMSPRKGPHVLLNAFHSLSREVDDASLVMVGSGEMLPFLKAQARFLGIEDRVKFPGHVSGDVLPRLYASADVFVLPSLTAEAFGIVILEAMASAVPVVATTSGGIPEVVQESGSGLLVPPGDESALKDAISKLLLDGTLAGKLGRAGRKAVEERYSWRVVAKDVERTYEKALELARG; this is encoded by the coding sequence ATGAGGATAGCGCTCGTCAGTGACTGGTACTACCCGAAGGTCGGCGGCGTCGCGAGCCACATGCATCACCTCGCCCTCCACCTCAGGGAACGGGGCCATGAGGTTGCGGTTATGACCAACGACCTCCGGACGGGAAAGGAGGAAGAGCTCGAAAGACGGGGAATAGACCTCGTGAAGGTCCCGGGAACGGTGAGCCCGTTACTGGGTGTGAACCTGACCTACGGCCTCAAGTCGAACCTTGAACTGGGGGAGTTCCTCGGGGACTACGACGTCATCCACTCCCACCACGCCTTCACACCTCTGGCACTCAAAGCCGTGAAGGCGGGGAGAAAGCTCGGGAAGGCGTCCCTCCTGACGACCCACAGCATCTCCTTCTCCCACGAGTCGAACCTCTGGAGGGCGCTGGGGCTGAGCTTTCCCCTCTTCAACCACTACCTGAGCTTTCCCCACCGGATAATAGCGGTGAGCAACGCGGCCAGAACCTTCATCCAGCACTTCACGGACGTTCCGGTTGAGGTCATCCCAAACGGCGTCGAGGACGAGATTTTCCAGCCGTTGAGCGATCGGGAGAAGGAAAAGGTCAGGGAAGAGATGGGGCTCGAGGGAAGGGTGATCCTATACGTTAGCAGGATGTCCCCACGTAAGGGGCCCCACGTTCTCCTCAACGCCTTTCACAGCCTCTCCAGGGAGGTGGACGACGCTTCCCTCGTCATGGTCGGTTCCGGCGAGATGCTCCCCTTCCTTAAGGCCCAGGCGAGGTTCCTCGGGATCGAGGACAGGGTTAAGTTTCCCGGGCACGTTTCGGGCGACGTTCTCCCACGGTTGTACGCCTCGGCGGACGTCTTCGTGCTCCCCTCCCTGACGGCGGAGGCCTTCGGGATAGTCATCCTTGAGGCGATGGCCTCCGCGGTGCCGGTCGTGGCGACCACATCCGGGGGAATCCCCGAGGTTGTTCAGGAGAGTGGAAGCGGCCTTCTGGTGCCGCCAGGGGACGAATCCGCACTTAAGGATGCCATCTCAAAGCTCCTCTTGGATGGGACCCTGGCGGGAAAACTCGGGAGGGCCGGTAGAAAAGCCGTCGAGGAGAGGTACTCGTGGAGGGTCGTCGCGAAGGATGTGGAGAGAACTTATGAAAAGGCCCTCGAGCTCGCACGTGGCTGA
- a CDS encoding lysylphosphatidylglycerol synthase transmembrane domain-containing protein, which translates to MRKRTLFSIVAFLVSVGYMAHTVDMREMVEAFSTATPGFVVMAFGLALASILVSTLRWYLVLKKVQGTCFRRTLKAVLSGYYMMAFLPPGVGHAAKVKLVGGDYFRALSALAFGVVIEVIIVIGISLVVLGASLWGLALLGFLFLLLVYGRGAYTLLLKATRSLRALSPGVSRRLESYVERAYSGWGVATRDPRTLTAAAVLSALAVLLQVWGVMVVGKAFGVSVSFLDALNAFILSTVFGAVSGIPAGVGANELGITLALGPSTRSTIIAFMYKFIYQYSWAAVGAVEFYRTLGGKA; encoded by the coding sequence GTGAGGAAGAGGACCCTCTTCTCAATCGTCGCGTTCCTCGTTTCCGTGGGGTACATGGCGCACACAGTAGATATGAGAGAGATGGTGGAAGCGTTCTCAACGGCGACCCCGGGGTTCGTGGTTATGGCCTTCGGTCTGGCCCTTGCCTCGATACTCGTTTCCACCCTCAGATGGTACCTAGTTTTGAAGAAAGTCCAGGGGACGTGCTTCAGGAGGACCCTGAAGGCCGTACTGAGCGGTTACTACATGATGGCCTTTCTCCCGCCGGGCGTGGGGCACGCGGCGAAGGTCAAGCTCGTGGGGGGCGACTACTTCAGGGCCCTCTCGGCCCTCGCTTTCGGTGTCGTCATCGAGGTTATCATAGTGATAGGGATATCCCTGGTGGTTCTCGGTGCCAGCCTCTGGGGACTCGCCCTCCTCGGGTTCCTCTTCTTGCTCCTGGTCTACGGCAGGGGGGCCTACACCCTCCTCCTGAAAGCAACCCGTTCCCTGAGGGCCCTCAGTCCGGGTGTATCAAGGAGACTGGAGAGCTACGTGGAGCGGGCCTACTCGGGATGGGGGGTGGCCACAAGAGACCCCCGAACCTTAACGGCCGCCGCTGTGCTCTCCGCGCTGGCGGTGTTACTCCAGGTGTGGGGCGTGATGGTGGTCGGAAAAGCCTTCGGGGTCTCGGTGAGCTTCCTCGACGCCCTCAACGCCTTCATCCTGAGTACCGTCTTCGGGGCGGTGAGCGGCATCCCAGCCGGGGTCGGCGCGAACGAGCTCGGCATCACCCTCGCGCTTGGTCCGTCGACGAGGAGCACGATAATCGCTTTCATGTACAAGTTCATCTATCAGTACTCATGGGCCGCTGTGGGGGCGGTCGAGTTCTACAGGACACTGGGGGGTAAAGCATGA